Proteins encoded in a region of the Clostridium butyricum genome:
- a CDS encoding MarR family winged helix-turn-helix transcriptional regulator has protein sequence MDLYKEEPVVGGMIQHIAHAMFKETNRDLLQYNLTGVQANVLVYLFFHEKDENIFQKDIEKHLNLTNPTVTGIVKRLEQKEMIHRHCRKEDARYKCHVLTDKGREFAKLAVDYMKNEKEKQILKGFSDDEADFLIRLLNRILKNLGE, from the coding sequence ATGGATTTATATAAAGAAGAACCTGTTGTAGGTGGGATGATTCAGCACATTGCTCATGCCATGTTTAAAGAAACAAATAGGGATTTACTACAGTATAATCTTACGGGAGTTCAAGCAAATGTTCTTGTGTATTTGTTCTTTCATGAGAAAGATGAAAATATATTTCAAAAAGATATTGAAAAGCACTTAAATCTTACAAATCCAACAGTTACAGGAATTGTAAAAAGACTTGAGCAAAAAGAAATGATACATAGGCATTGTAGAAAAGAAGATGCAAGATATAAATGTCATGTATTAACTGACAAAGGTAGAGAATTTGCAAAGCTTGCAGTAGATTATATGAAAAATGAAAAAGAAAAACAGATTTTGAAAGGATTTTCAGATGATGAAGCTGATTTTTTAATAAGGCTTCTAAACAGAATATTAAAAAATTTAGGGGAATAA
- the ytaF gene encoding sporulation membrane protein YtaF: MAVFLSALLYSLSSNLDNLVIGIAYGVKKIKIGLISNLIIATVTSIGTLISMSVGKFISGFLPTSLTNMLGAVIIMLLGLYFLIQSILKLIPKSYSNSLALKNVDEIMDYAEKSDSDNSGTLNIKEAFVVSLGLMLNNLGTGLAASITGVNVSITVICTFILSIALLMLGKSIGHNILGSICGKYAPLISGVLLIILGIFELIN, encoded by the coding sequence ATGGCAGTATTTCTCTCAGCTCTGCTATACAGCCTATCTTCTAATTTAGATAATTTGGTTATAGGAATAGCATATGGAGTTAAAAAAATAAAAATAGGACTAATATCTAATCTTATAATTGCTACTGTAACTTCTATAGGAACTCTTATATCCATGTCTGTCGGAAAATTCATATCAGGTTTTTTACCTACCTCATTAACAAATATGTTAGGCGCAGTAATCATAATGTTATTAGGTCTGTATTTTTTAATACAAAGCATATTAAAACTTATTCCTAAATCTTACTCTAATAGCCTTGCTTTAAAAAATGTAGATGAAATAATGGATTATGCAGAAAAATCTGATTCAGATAATTCTGGAACTTTAAATATTAAAGAAGCATTTGTTGTATCTCTTGGTTTAATGTTAAACAATTTGGGAACTGGACTTGCAGCTAGTATTACAGGCGTCAATGTATCTATTACAGTAATATGTACATTTATTTTAAGTATTGCTCTACTTATGTTAGGTAAATCAATTGGCCATAACATTTTAGGATCCATATGCGGTAAATATGCTCCACTAATTTCAGGAGTTTTACTAATCATACTTGGTATTTTTGAATTAATAAATTAA
- the queF gene encoding preQ(1) synthase — translation MNQSGRKDKELEGLSLLGNQGTKYDYSYNPEVLEVFENKHPDNDYFVKFNCPEFTSLCPITGQPDFATIYISYIPSIKMVESKSLKLYLFSFRNHGDFHEDCMNIIMKDLIKIMDPKYIEVWGKFTPRGGISIDPYCNYGKGGTKFEEMANYRMMNHDLYPEKVDNR, via the coding sequence ATGAATCAAAGCGGTCGAAAAGATAAAGAATTAGAAGGTTTATCACTTCTTGGAAATCAAGGTACAAAATATGATTATAGTTATAATCCAGAGGTGCTTGAGGTATTTGAAAATAAACATCCAGACAATGATTATTTTGTTAAGTTTAACTGCCCTGAATTTACAAGTCTATGTCCAATAACAGGACAGCCAGATTTTGCAACTATATATATAAGCTATATACCAAGTATAAAAATGGTTGAAAGCAAATCTTTAAAGTTATATTTATTCAGCTTTAGAAATCATGGAGATTTTCATGAAGATTGCATGAATATAATAATGAAAGATTTAATAAAAATTATGGATCCTAAGTATATAGAAGTATGGGGGAAATTTACTCCAAGAGGTGGGATAAGTATAGATCCATACTGTAATTATGGTAAAGGTGGAACTAAATTTGAAGAAATGGCTAACTATAGAATGATGAATCATGATCTTTATCCGGAAAAAGTAGATAATAGATAA
- the queC gene encoding 7-cyano-7-deazaguanine synthase QueC, with protein MNKKAVVVFSGGQDSTTCLFWALEQFDEVIAVTFNYNQKHKLEIECAKSIAKELGVEHHILDMGLLNQLAPNALTRDDIEIKMGENGEPPSTFVEGRNMLFLTFAGVLAKVKGAKHIVTGVCETDFSGYPDCRDVFVKSLNVTMNLAMDYEFVVHTPLMWIDKAETWKMADDFGKLEYVREKTLTCYNGIIGDGCGKCPACILRKRGLDNYLESKKKR; from the coding sequence ATGAATAAAAAGGCTGTTGTCGTATTTTCAGGAGGACAAGATTCTACAACTTGTTTGTTTTGGGCACTTGAACAATTTGATGAAGTAATTGCTGTAACTTTTAATTATAATCAAAAGCATAAGCTTGAGATAGAATGTGCAAAAAGCATTGCAAAGGAACTTGGTGTTGAGCATCACATTTTAGATATGGGATTACTTAATCAGCTTGCACCAAATGCATTAACAAGAGATGATATTGAAATTAAAATGGGGGAAAATGGTGAACCTCCTTCAACATTTGTAGAAGGAAGAAATATGCTTTTCCTAACTTTTGCTGGTGTTTTAGCCAAAGTAAAGGGTGCAAAACATATTGTTACAGGTGTATGTGAAACAGATTTTAGTGGATATCCAGATTGTAGGGATGTATTTGTAAAATCTCTTAATGTAACTATGAATCTTGCAATGGATTATGAATTTGTAGTACATACTCCATTAATGTGGATAGATAAAGCAGAAACATGGAAGATGGCGGACGATTTCGGAAAATTAGAATACGTAAGAGAAAAAACATTAACTTGCTATAATGGAATAATTGGAGATGGATGTGGCAAATGTCCAGCTTGTATCCTTAGAAAAAGAGGATTAGACAATTATTTAGAATCTAAGAAAAAAAGATAA
- the folE gene encoding GTP cyclohydrolase I FolE, whose translation MKKKIDTEKIQECIREILIALGDNPDREGLKDTPKRVAKMYEEVFEGMTHTNEEIAAMFGTTFEEESCVEEVHNNMVIVRDIPIHSYCEHHLALMYNMKVSVVYIPNKKIIGLSKIARIADMVGKRLQLQERIGADIAEIVSMITETKDVGVVITGEHSCMTARGIKKPGTLTTTTTFIGDFEENSMLRQEALLLIKQ comes from the coding sequence ATGAAGAAAAAAATAGATACTGAAAAGATTCAGGAATGCATAAGAGAAATTTTAATAGCTCTTGGAGATAATCCAGATAGAGAAGGGCTTAAAGATACACCAAAGAGAGTAGCTAAAATGTATGAAGAGGTATTTGAAGGCATGACTCATACAAATGAAGAAATAGCTGCCATGTTTGGCACAACTTTTGAGGAAGAAAGCTGTGTTGAGGAAGTACATAATAATATGGTTATTGTTAGAGATATACCTATACATAGCTATTGTGAACATCATCTTGCTCTAATGTATAATATGAAGGTAAGTGTTGTTTATATTCCAAATAAAAAAATAATTGGATTAAGTAAAATAGCAAGAATAGCTGATATGGTTGGAAAAAGACTTCAGCTTCAAGAACGCATAGGAGCAGATATAGCAGAAATTGTATCAATGATTACAGAAACAAAAGACGTAGGTGTTGTTATAACAGGTGAACATAGCTGTATGACTGCAAGAGGAATAAAGAAGCCAGGAACTTTGACAACAACAACTACCTTTATTGGTGATTTTGAAGAGAATTCTATGTTAAGACAAGAAGCACTTCTTTTAATAAAACAATAA